The Streptomyces seoulensis genome contains a region encoding:
- a CDS encoding amylo-alpha-1,6-glucosidase — translation MTERHHLFVRGTTFAAVGDRGDISGVRGGGPVDGLFVRDARHLSRWQLTVDGAVPEVLRPVGEGDTARCVLVPRGGRQEPPAYTLWREQAVGESSFVESVRITGNVPAATTVRLALTVDADFTDQFELRSDHRTYVKAGAVRSRHVLDDGIEFGYRRGEWRSCTTITADPAPEAVEETGTGARRLVWTLELPPHGSAELLLRVMARPHGDRRAVRVPRSPDAVNEQLRSAEDEFMEGVAFPTAWPELAAACARGLSDMAALQVPARGPDGEELRVPAGGAPWFLTLLGRDALLASLFALPYRPQLAAATLPALAATQATADGASSVAQPGKIVHEVRHGELAHFGQVPYGRYYGSVDATPLFLVLLGAYTEHTGDAALARRLERHARAAVGWMLDHGGLTARGYLVYRADEGGLANQNWKDSPGAICRADGTRPSGAVMAAGAQGYAYDALRRTAWLARTVWDDGTYAALLEQAAADLRDRFQRDFWLPEQAFPALALDGDGHRIDALASDAGHLLWSGLLDKEYGEVVGRRLLEPDFFSGWGVRTLASGQAAYHPLSYHRGSVWPHDNALITLGLARYGLHDEARAVAHGLVDAATTAGHRLPEVLAGYGRDTHPEPVPYPHACVRESRSAAAPLALLTAVGGA, via the coding sequence ATGACCGAGCGGCATCATCTGTTCGTGCGAGGGACCACATTCGCCGCCGTGGGCGACCGGGGCGACATCAGCGGGGTGCGCGGCGGAGGCCCGGTCGACGGGCTGTTCGTGCGCGACGCCCGGCACCTGAGCCGCTGGCAGCTCACCGTCGACGGCGCGGTGCCGGAGGTGCTGCGGCCGGTCGGCGAGGGCGACACGGCGCGCTGCGTGCTGGTGCCGCGCGGTGGACGCCAGGAGCCGCCCGCGTACACCCTGTGGCGTGAACAGGCCGTGGGCGAAAGCTCGTTCGTGGAATCGGTGCGGATCACCGGCAACGTCCCGGCGGCCACCACCGTACGGCTGGCGCTCACCGTCGACGCCGACTTCACCGACCAGTTCGAGCTGCGCTCCGACCACCGCACCTACGTCAAGGCGGGGGCCGTACGCAGCCGCCACGTCCTGGACGACGGGATCGAGTTCGGTTACCGGCGCGGTGAGTGGCGGTCCTGTACGACCATCACCGCCGACCCGGCTCCGGAGGCGGTGGAGGAGACGGGTACCGGTGCCCGGCGGCTGGTGTGGACGCTCGAACTCCCCCCGCACGGAAGCGCGGAGCTGCTGCTGCGGGTGATGGCCCGCCCGCACGGCGACCGGCGCGCGGTGCGCGTACCCCGCTCGCCCGATGCCGTGAACGAACAACTCCGCTCCGCAGAGGACGAGTTCATGGAGGGTGTCGCCTTCCCGACCGCCTGGCCCGAGCTGGCGGCCGCCTGTGCACGGGGGCTGTCCGACATGGCCGCCCTCCAGGTGCCGGCGCGGGGACCGGACGGGGAGGAGCTGCGGGTCCCGGCCGGGGGCGCCCCCTGGTTCCTCACCCTGCTGGGCCGGGACGCCCTGCTCGCCTCGCTGTTCGCCCTGCCGTACCGCCCGCAGTTGGCCGCCGCCACGCTGCCCGCGCTGGCCGCCACCCAGGCCACGGCCGACGGTGCCTCCTCCGTCGCCCAGCCCGGCAAGATCGTGCACGAGGTCCGGCACGGCGAGCTGGCCCATTTCGGGCAGGTGCCGTACGGGCGTTACTACGGCTCGGTCGACGCCACCCCGCTCTTCCTGGTGCTGCTCGGCGCCTACACCGAGCACACCGGCGACGCGGCCCTCGCCCGGCGCCTGGAGCGGCACGCCCGCGCGGCGGTCGGCTGGATGCTGGACCACGGCGGACTGACCGCGCGCGGCTACCTCGTCTACCGGGCCGACGAGGGCGGCCTCGCCAACCAGAACTGGAAGGACTCCCCCGGCGCGATCTGCCGGGCCGACGGCACCCGGCCGAGCGGCGCCGTGATGGCGGCGGGCGCGCAGGGGTACGCGTACGACGCGCTGCGGCGCACGGCGTGGCTGGCGCGCACGGTGTGGGACGACGGGACGTACGCGGCGCTGCTGGAGCAGGCGGCGGCCGATCTGCGCGACCGCTTCCAGCGGGACTTCTGGCTGCCTGAACAGGCTTTCCCCGCGCTGGCGCTGGACGGCGACGGCCACCGGATCGACGCGCTCGCCTCGGACGCCGGACACCTGCTGTGGTCGGGGCTGCTGGACAAGGAGTACGGGGAGGTCGTCGGGCGCAGGCTGCTGGAGCCGGACTTCTTCTCCGGCTGGGGCGTGCGCACGCTGGCCTCCGGCCAGGCCGCCTACCACCCGCTCTCCTACCACCGGGGCTCTGTCTGGCCGCACGACAACGCCCTGATCACCCTGGGCCTGGCCCGTTACGGCCTGCACGACGAGGCCCGCGCGGTGGCCCACGGCCTGGTGGACGCGGCGACGACGGCCGGTCACCGGCTTCCGGAAGTGCTGGCGGGTTACGGCCGTGACACCCACCCCGAGCCGGTACCGTACCCGCACGCGTGTGTGCGGGAGTCCCGTTCGGCTGCCGCGCCGCTCGCCCTGCTCACCGCGGTCGGGGGTGCCTGA
- a CDS encoding ROK family protein gives MTGKPGRTARGGAQASAGDLLDLVRSGRAVTRGALQQMTGLSRATVGQRLDRLFRAGWLREGAGGPVDSPLGGRPSITLEFDGSHAVVLAADLDTRHARAALLTLTGEILAERAGALVVEDGPEAVLAELGRWFAGLLTETGRPPEAVCGIGLGVPGPVDSETGRVVQPPMMSGWDGYDIRGRLSRAFTEHTGAGPVPVLVDNDANLMAYGEQRTGHPGCRAFVLVKVSTGIGAGVVVDGAIYRGVDGGAGDLGHIRVGTEALCRCGSYGCLAAVASGGAVARRLTDAGVPAASGSDVRDLLAAGHPEAAALAREAGRRVGDVLATVVTLLNPGVLMIAGDLAGTPFLTGVRELLYQRALPRSTAHLDVVTAKLGERAGLIGAGALVVEHLYAPERVEERLSALGV, from the coding sequence ATGACCGGAAAGCCGGGCAGGACGGCCAGGGGCGGCGCTCAGGCGAGCGCCGGTGACCTGCTCGACCTGGTGCGCAGCGGACGGGCCGTCACGCGGGGCGCGCTCCAGCAGATGACCGGCCTCTCCCGGGCCACGGTCGGCCAGCGCCTGGACCGGCTGTTCCGGGCGGGCTGGCTGCGCGAGGGCGCGGGCGGCCCGGTGGACTCCCCGCTCGGCGGCCGCCCCTCCATCACGCTGGAGTTCGACGGCTCGCACGCCGTGGTCCTCGCCGCCGACCTCGACACCCGGCACGCCCGCGCGGCCCTGCTCACCCTGACCGGCGAGATCCTCGCCGAGCGGGCAGGCGCCCTGGTGGTGGAGGACGGCCCGGAGGCGGTCCTCGCCGAACTGGGCCGCTGGTTCGCCGGACTGCTCACCGAGACCGGCCGCCCCCCGGAGGCGGTCTGCGGGATCGGGCTCGGCGTGCCGGGCCCGGTGGACAGCGAGACCGGGCGGGTGGTCCAGCCCCCGATGATGTCCGGCTGGGACGGCTACGACATAAGGGGCCGCCTCTCCCGCGCCTTCACCGAGCACACCGGCGCCGGGCCCGTCCCGGTCCTGGTGGACAACGACGCCAACCTCATGGCGTACGGGGAACAGCGCACCGGGCACCCCGGCTGCCGGGCGTTCGTCCTGGTCAAGGTCTCCACCGGCATCGGTGCCGGGGTCGTGGTCGACGGCGCGATCTACCGGGGCGTGGACGGCGGCGCGGGCGACCTCGGGCACATCCGGGTCGGCACCGAGGCGCTGTGCCGCTGCGGGTCCTACGGCTGTCTCGCCGCCGTCGCCAGCGGTGGCGCCGTGGCCCGGCGGCTGACGGACGCGGGCGTGCCGGCCGCCTCCGGCTCGGACGTACGGGACCTGCTGGCCGCCGGGCACCCGGAGGCGGCGGCCCTGGCACGGGAGGCCGGGCGCCGGGTCGGGGACGTGCTGGCGACCGTCGTCACGCTGCTCAACCCCGGTGTGCTGATGATCGCGGGCGACCTCGCCGGTACGCCGTTCCTGACCGGGGTGCGCGAACTGCTCTACCAGCGGGCGCTGCCCCGCTCCACGGCCCACCTCGACGTCGTCACCGCGAAGCTGGGGGAGCGGGCGGGGCTGATCGGCGCGGGCGCGCTGGTCGTGGAGCACCTGTACGCGCCCGAGCGGGTGGAGGAGCGGCTCTCGGCGCTGGGGGTGTGA
- a CDS encoding MGH1-like glycoside hydrolase domain-containing protein, giving the protein MDRTAQLTARVTEREIAYDPPSSRPPSPPSAASLHVRAARVLAANWTGGSTVPSRNLYPHQWSWDSAFIAIGLRHLSPLRAQTELETLLAAQWADGRVPHIVFSPSVPLDAYFPSPDFWRSSTAGRAAGAPRTVQTSGIVQPPVHALAAWLVHRADPGLSRARGFLARVYPRLAAWHRYLLHRRDLGGGGLVSVVHPWEQGMDNSPCWDAPLARVTPAPARSFRRADLDHGAPEDRPTDLDYGRYVRLAADYRDGGYADGGGQFAVEDPSFNALLIASEHALARIAAELGAPGTARHARAERLTAALVERLWDDASGMFLCRDLRGGGPVRERSVSGLVPLLLPRLPREVAGALVDTLRGPHFAARTGLVPSYDLRGPAFEPNRYWRGPAWFNTAWLVERGLRAHAEHTAADALRAAFLRTAGESEFAEYVDPDTGEACGAPGFGWTAALTLDLLHDANGALDTGEEGGDRR; this is encoded by the coding sequence GTGGATCGCACTGCCCAGCTCACTGCCCGTGTCACCGAGCGCGAGATCGCATACGATCCGCCGTCGTCCAGGCCCCCGTCGCCACCCTCGGCAGCGTCGCTGCACGTCAGGGCGGCGCGTGTGCTGGCGGCCAACTGGACGGGCGGCTCGACGGTCCCCTCCCGGAACCTGTATCCGCACCAGTGGTCCTGGGACTCGGCGTTCATCGCCATCGGGCTCAGGCACCTGTCGCCGCTGCGGGCGCAGACGGAGCTGGAGACGCTGCTCGCGGCGCAGTGGGCGGACGGGCGGGTGCCGCACATCGTCTTCTCCCCCTCCGTGCCGCTCGACGCCTACTTCCCGAGCCCCGACTTCTGGCGCTCCTCCACCGCGGGGCGGGCCGCGGGCGCCCCGCGCACCGTACAGACGTCCGGCATCGTGCAGCCACCCGTGCACGCGCTGGCCGCCTGGCTGGTGCACCGCGCCGACCCCGGCCTGTCGCGGGCGCGCGGATTCCTGGCCCGGGTGTATCCCCGGCTGGCCGCCTGGCACCGCTATCTGCTGCACCGCCGCGACCTCGGCGGGGGCGGCCTGGTGTCGGTGGTGCACCCGTGGGAGCAGGGCATGGACAACAGCCCTTGCTGGGATGCCCCGTTGGCCCGCGTCACCCCGGCCCCGGCCCGCTCCTTCCGCCGCGCCGACCTCGACCACGGCGCCCCGGAGGACCGGCCGACCGACCTGGACTACGGGCGGTACGTGCGCCTCGCGGCCGACTACCGGGACGGCGGATACGCGGACGGGGGCGGGCAGTTCGCGGTGGAGGACCCTTCCTTCAACGCCCTGCTGATCGCCTCCGAGCACGCCCTCGCCCGGATCGCCGCCGAGCTGGGCGCCCCCGGCACCGCCCGGCACGCCCGCGCCGAGCGGCTGACGGCGGCGCTGGTGGAGCGGCTGTGGGACGACGCGTCCGGGATGTTCCTCTGCCGGGACCTGCGCGGCGGCGGCCCGGTCCGCGAGCGGAGCGTGTCGGGACTCGTCCCGCTGCTGCTGCCCCGGCTCCCCCGCGAGGTGGCCGGCGCGCTGGTGGACACCCTGCGCGGACCGCACTTCGCGGCGCGCACCGGGCTCGTGCCCAGCTACGACCTGCGCGGCCCGGCCTTCGAGCCGAACCGCTACTGGCGCGGCCCGGCCTGGTTCAACACGGCCTGGCTGGTGGAGCGCGGGCTGCGCGCCCACGCCGAGCACACGGCGGCCGACGCCCTGCGCGCCGCGTTCCTGCGCACGGCCGGGGAATCCGAATTCGCGGAGTACGTGGACCCGGACACCGGCGAGGCCTGCGGGGCGCCGGGGTTCGGCTGGACCGCCGCGCTGACGCTGGACCTGCTGCACGACGCGAACGGCGCTTTGGACACTGGGGAAGAGGGAGGGGACCGGAGATGA